From the Pseudomonadota bacterium genome, one window contains:
- a CDS encoding SDR family oxidoreductase gives ASSETWRADMKLYFDQTRNITHNALPFMIENEFGRVVNVIGSFEPMHFNSEFAAWGALAAWSKSLTREVGKYGITINSIQPSLIDCDTTRKKWLDEELKTYVAKHIPTGQMCKPSDVAHLTTYLCSSFAKYITGTVIPVDGGMSRYQH, from the coding sequence GCAAGCTCAGAAACCTGGCGTGCAGATATGAAACTTTATTTCGATCAAACAAGAAACATTACCCACAATGCATTACCGTTTATGATCGAGAATGAGTTTGGCCGTGTTGTAAATGTGATAGGTAGTTTCGAACCCATGCATTTTAATAGTGAGTTTGCAGCGTGGGGGGCACTCGCAGCTTGGTCCAAAAGCCTCACAAGAGAAGTCGGAAAGTACGGCATAACAATTAACTCCATTCAGCCAAGTCTTATTGACTGTGATACAACACGCAAAAAATGGTTAGACGAGGAACTCAAAACTTATGTAGCCAAACACATTCCAACTGGCCAAATGTGCAAACCCTCTGATGTGGCGCACCTGACAACATATTTATGCTCCTCGTTTGCGAAGTACATTACTGGAACCGTAATTCCAGTTGACGGCGGCATGAGTAGATACCAGCATTAA